A region of Sulfurovum sp. DNA encodes the following proteins:
- the ccsA gene encoding cytochrome c biogenesis protein CcsA: MLKKIFSMKMAVLMLFSFGIIIGVATFIENDYGTQTACALVYKAKWFEIFLAYFISILIYQIATYKTYKTKFPVFLFHFSFIVVALGALITRYVGYEGIMHIREGQMTNKMVSDIKVMELFVKTKEHNASLEKPLFFSTMTHNDLSESLKVGNKVLKVSLETYLPTADEEVVSDLNGTTLLEMKISAGGRGKIYYFKRGDIKDFDTFYVSYGAVDTPTDKPTFKITGKPDHLQVNFPLAIKTLNMDTRTPAKIQPGDNPLTRRILYRFGNSAIVLKDIHKKSTIKIVSHALKTKSGKPEYIKLNVTVGNKSKEVVFRPMKGQVGDLKQFTLNGMDIQMRIGAKVITLPFAIKLVDFELDRYPGSMTPASYSSRVILVDQEKGIRMPYHIYMNHVLDHRNYRFFQSSYDPDEEGTVLSVNHDPGTLPTYIAYFLLGLGMIWSLFIPNGRFQKLFKGVRKLQHGMTATLVAIAFLMAPQHTKAAPLAISTDVLKQMHAYSIEHAKNFGTLPVQDHRGRMKPMDTVAHDVIAKITGRTKLYDLDPDQMFLGMTIQPEIYQNVPMIKIGHKKIALALGLPEDTQYAKFTDFFKREGDRSYKLFDAVTKASRKKPLEKSKYDRELIKIDERVNVSYMTYQGTLMRIYPVPHDKNNKWVAPLDALKTFSKVEKKEVQLTISAYFAFVTYGLQTGDWSKANLGIAAIKKYQRRYGAEVLPSPDHIKAEIWYNRLGLFSKLFPVYLMLGLILLIFSFMHVLRPNFSMKWVMRIAWITLIVAFALHVTGMGIRWYIAGHAPWSNAYESIVFIAAATVLAGIILARRSPFALAGTALLAGITMSVAHLSFINPQITNLVPVLKSYWLMMHVAIITSGDGFLGLGSILSLMVLILFIARGKEGHENIDRSIKELTNLSEMALIIGLMLLTVGNFLGGVWANESWGRYWGWDSKETWAAVTILIYAAVLHMRFIAKLNNTFIYNVAATWAYSAILMTYFGVNYYLSGLHSYAAGDPVPIPMWVYYGVAGLFVLTLLATKNRNLAKTS, translated from the coding sequence ATGTTAAAGAAGATTTTTTCAATGAAAATGGCAGTTTTAATGCTATTTTCATTTGGTATTATAATAGGAGTTGCAACTTTTATAGAGAATGACTATGGCACACAGACAGCATGTGCATTAGTCTATAAAGCAAAATGGTTTGAGATATTTCTTGCCTATTTTATCTCTATTTTAATCTATCAGATTGCTACATATAAAACATACAAAACCAAATTCCCTGTTTTTCTTTTTCATTTTTCCTTTATTGTTGTTGCATTGGGCGCGCTTATTACCCGATATGTAGGGTATGAAGGGATTATGCATATTAGAGAAGGGCAGATGACAAACAAGATGGTCTCCGATATAAAAGTGATGGAGCTTTTTGTCAAGACCAAAGAGCACAATGCCTCTCTTGAGAAACCACTCTTCTTCTCTACAATGACACACAATGATCTTTCAGAGAGCCTCAAAGTAGGCAATAAAGTCCTTAAAGTATCACTTGAAACATACCTTCCGACTGCTGATGAAGAGGTTGTATCTGATTTAAATGGTACGACACTACTTGAGATGAAGATCTCTGCTGGAGGTAGGGGAAAAATCTATTACTTTAAGAGGGGGGATATTAAAGATTTCGATACCTTTTATGTTTCGTATGGGGCTGTAGATACTCCGACAGATAAACCTACCTTCAAGATTACAGGCAAGCCAGATCACTTACAGGTAAACTTTCCACTTGCTATCAAAACGCTCAATATGGATACTCGAACACCTGCCAAGATACAGCCAGGAGATAATCCTTTGACGCGTCGTATACTTTATCGCTTCGGAAATAGTGCAATTGTTTTGAAAGATATTCATAAAAAATCAACCATTAAGATAGTGTCACACGCACTGAAAACCAAATCAGGTAAACCTGAATATATCAAGTTAAACGTTACTGTTGGCAACAAAAGTAAAGAGGTGGTCTTTAGACCAATGAAGGGACAAGTGGGTGACCTGAAGCAGTTTACCCTGAATGGTATGGATATTCAGATGCGTATTGGTGCAAAGGTCATCACGCTACCATTTGCCATCAAGTTAGTTGACTTTGAACTGGATCGCTACCCAGGGTCTATGACGCCAGCATCATATTCGAGTAGGGTTATTCTTGTTGACCAAGAAAAGGGAATAAGGATGCCATACCATATCTATATGAACCATGTGCTTGACCATAGGAACTACCGATTTTTTCAATCTTCCTACGATCCTGATGAAGAGGGTACGGTACTTTCGGTTAACCATGATCCAGGCACACTTCCTACCTATATTGCCTATTTTCTTTTAGGGTTAGGAATGATTTGGAGCCTTTTTATCCCCAATGGACGCTTCCAGAAACTTTTTAAGGGGGTACGAAAACTTCAACATGGTATGACTGCTACCCTTGTGGCCATTGCTTTTTTAATGGCACCACAACATACCAAAGCAGCACCACTAGCAATCAGTACAGATGTACTGAAGCAGATGCATGCCTACAGCATTGAACATGCTAAAAATTTTGGAACCTTACCGGTACAAGACCATCGAGGGCGAATGAAGCCAATGGATACAGTTGCACATGATGTGATTGCCAAAATTACTGGTCGTACAAAATTATATGATCTTGATCCTGATCAGATGTTTCTTGGCATGACCATACAACCGGAGATTTATCAGAATGTTCCAATGATAAAGATAGGGCATAAAAAAATTGCTCTTGCTCTTGGGCTTCCTGAAGATACCCAATATGCTAAATTTACTGACTTCTTTAAACGAGAGGGAGACAGAAGCTATAAATTGTTCGATGCGGTAACCAAGGCAAGTCGAAAAAAGCCTTTAGAGAAGTCGAAATATGATAGAGAGCTCATTAAAATTGATGAACGGGTTAATGTCTCCTATATGACTTATCAGGGTACACTGATGCGTATTTACCCAGTACCCCATGACAAGAATAATAAGTGGGTTGCACCACTTGATGCACTCAAAACGTTTTCTAAAGTAGAAAAAAAAGAGGTACAACTGACCATCTCTGCCTATTTTGCTTTTGTTACTTATGGTCTGCAAACTGGTGACTGGAGCAAAGCAAATCTTGGTATTGCAGCAATCAAAAAATACCAAAGACGTTATGGTGCAGAGGTGTTGCCAAGTCCAGACCATATTAAGGCAGAAATTTGGTATAACAGATTGGGACTCTTTAGTAAACTTTTCCCTGTCTATCTCATGCTAGGACTTATACTCCTCATATTTTCCTTTATGCATGTACTTAGACCAAACTTCTCCATGAAATGGGTTATGCGTATTGCATGGATAACACTGATTGTGGCTTTTGCACTACATGTCACAGGAATGGGTATCCGTTGGTATATTGCAGGCCATGCACCTTGGTCAAATGCTTATGAGTCCATTGTATTTATTGCTGCAGCAACTGTACTTGCAGGTATTATTCTTGCACGTCGTTCACCATTTGCATTAGCAGGTACTGCGCTGCTAGCAGGTATTACCATGTCCGTAGCACACCTAAGTTTTATTAATCCTCAGATCACCAATCTTGTACCAGTACTTAAATCTTACTGGCTGATGATGCATGTGGCAATCATCACCTCTGGTGATGGCTTTCTTGGCCTTGGTTCTATTCTCTCTTTGATGGTACTCATTCTCTTTATTGCCAGAGGCAAGGAGGGGCATGAGAATATTGATCGATCCATTAAAGAGTTGACCAACCTCTCTGAAATGGCACTCATTATTGGATTGATGTTGCTGACAGTAGGGAATTTCCTTGGCGGTGTTTGGGCTAATGAGTCTTGGGGTCGCTACTGGGGATGGGACTCTAAGGAGACGTGGGCAGCAGTGACCATTCTGATTTATGCAGCAGTACTCCATATGCGTTTTATTGCAAAGCTTAACAATACTTTTATCTACAATGTTGCTGCAACGTGGGCTTATTCAGCAATTTTAATGACCTATTTTGGTGTAAACTACTATCTGTCCGGACTACACTCTTACGCTGCAGGTGACCCTGTGCCTATCCCAATGTGGGTCTATTATGGTGTGGCAGGACTTTTTGTTTTAACACTGCTTGCCACAAAAAATAGGAATCTTGCAAAAACCTCTTGA
- a CDS encoding ThiF family adenylyltransferase, producing the protein MRYERCRMLFGEDFKKLQKAKILILGVGGVGSYTLDCLYRSGVNDITILDFDTYDQTNQNRQIGSDAVGEVKVKQLAKLYPNIKTICQKMDVAWVETFHFEPYDIVIDAADTTKVKIAVAKKVYKKLIMALGSAKRYDTSKIEVASIWKTHGDALARKIRNELKKAKFDRNFTVVFSPEEDKCKEKGSCVAVTGAVGLTICSEAIKRIIQA; encoded by the coding sequence ATGAGGTATGAGCGTTGCCGTATGCTCTTTGGAGAAGATTTTAAAAAACTCCAAAAAGCAAAAATACTTATTCTTGGTGTGGGAGGGGTTGGCTCTTACACGCTTGACTGCCTTTATCGCTCGGGAGTGAATGACATCACTATTCTTGACTTTGATACCTATGATCAGACTAATCAAAATCGACAGATTGGCTCTGATGCAGTGGGTGAGGTAAAAGTGAAACAGCTTGCCAAGCTCTATCCAAATATCAAGACTATCTGTCAGAAAATGGATGTGGCGTGGGTGGAAACATTTCATTTTGAACCATATGATATCGTTATTGATGCTGCCGATACCACCAAAGTAAAAATAGCAGTAGCAAAAAAGGTTTACAAAAAGCTCATTATGGCGCTAGGTTCTGCTAAACGCTATGATACCTCCAAGATAGAGGTTGCTTCCATTTGGAAAACACATGGTGATGCATTGGCACGAAAAATACGCAATGAACTCAAAAAAGCAAAATTTGACAGAAACTTTACAGTTGTTTTTTCACCCGAAGAGGATAAATGCAAAGAGAAAGGATCCTGTGTGGCAGTTACTGGTGCTGTCGGATTAACCATCTGCTCTGAAGCAATCAAGCGAATTATTCAAGCATAG
- the surE gene encoding 5'/3'-nucleotidase SurE, translated as MRQPKEILITNDDGFESQGLVALRHALEPLGNVTVVAPTTEKSACGHSLTLTRPLHFVQLEEHFFKLDDGTPSDCIFLALNKIYSNKKPDLVVSGINIGSNMGEDITYSGTASAAMEAVLQNIPGIAISQVYTESGKSIDKLGYTLAQESIATLVEKIFLGDFPLPPRKFLNINIPPIPKTQCKGFKVTRAGNRLYAHNAQVHHNPRGKEYYWIGLPELGWLDTKGYTTDFEAIDDDYVSITPIQLDMTAHGEIDNVQKWLNEKA; from the coding sequence ATGAGGCAACCAAAAGAGATACTCATCACCAATGATGATGGATTCGAATCACAAGGATTAGTAGCACTTCGTCATGCTTTGGAGCCATTGGGAAATGTGACGGTGGTGGCTCCCACAACAGAAAAATCAGCCTGTGGGCATTCACTCACACTTACACGTCCACTCCATTTTGTACAACTTGAGGAGCACTTTTTTAAACTTGATGACGGCACACCAAGTGATTGTATCTTTTTGGCACTCAATAAAATCTATAGCAATAAAAAACCTGATCTTGTCGTATCGGGTATCAATATTGGCTCAAATATGGGTGAAGATATCACCTACTCTGGTACAGCAAGTGCAGCAATGGAGGCAGTGCTTCAGAACATACCCGGTATTGCCATCTCTCAAGTCTATACTGAATCTGGCAAGAGTATTGACAAGCTTGGGTACACATTAGCACAAGAGAGTATTGCTACATTGGTTGAAAAGATCTTTTTGGGTGACTTTCCTCTCCCTCCACGAAAATTCCTAAACATCAACATTCCTCCTATTCCCAAAACCCAGTGCAAAGGCTTCAAGGTCACCAGAGCAGGCAATCGTCTCTACGCACATAATGCACAAGTGCACCACAATCCCCGTGGAAAAGAGTACTACTGGATTGGTCTGCCTGAGCTTGGATGGTTAGACACCAAAGGGTACACAACAGATTTTGAGGCAATCGATGATGACTATGTCTCCATAACACCCATACAGCTTGACATGACTGCACATGGCGAGATAGACAATGTACAAAAATGGCTCAATGAAAAAGCATAG
- the bamD gene encoding outer membrane protein assembly factor BamD, giving the protein MACYFLQSHFLRTLRYDSDKFIRVEKQGMQSKKSLLIVGIAVGLAFLFTACQKHENAIEFNKPALYWYKHIVQSIAVSNMDKADKYYVSLKSEHTHSPLLPTAIMILAQAHMREEEYLLANYYWDEYNKRYANEGEHEYTEFMKLKASFLGVKDVYKDQKLIIDSISRAKLYLLRYPDSAYKPMVNSLLARLYMSQYLLNQNIAALYDRIDKPVAAKFYRKKNKHSLVEIADITPPKSGFLGEMFN; this is encoded by the coding sequence ATGGCTTGCTATTTTCTTCAAAGCCATTTTTTACGTACGCTTCGCTATGATAGCGATAAATTTATAAGAGTGGAGAAGCAAGGTATGCAATCTAAAAAAAGTCTTCTTATTGTAGGCATAGCTGTAGGACTGGCCTTTCTTTTTACGGCATGCCAAAAGCATGAGAATGCCATAGAATTTAATAAGCCCGCACTCTACTGGTACAAGCATATTGTACAGAGTATTGCGGTGAGCAATATGGATAAAGCTGATAAGTATTACGTTTCACTCAAAAGTGAGCATACGCATTCTCCACTACTGCCAACAGCCATAATGATACTTGCACAAGCACACATGCGAGAAGAGGAGTACCTGCTTGCTAACTACTATTGGGATGAGTATAATAAGCGCTATGCCAATGAAGGGGAGCATGAATATACCGAATTTATGAAACTCAAAGCCTCTTTTCTTGGTGTGAAAGATGTCTATAAAGATCAAAAACTTATTATAGACAGTATTAGTCGTGCCAAGCTCTATTTGCTTCGCTACCCAGACTCAGCATATAAACCTATGGTTAATTCATTACTAGCAAGACTTTATATGTCACAATATTTGCTCAATCAAAATATTGCTGCACTCTACGATCGTATTGATAAGCCCGTAGCAGCAAAGTTTTACCGTAAAAAAAATAAACATTCTCTTGTTGAAATAGCAGATATTACACCACCGAAGAGTGGTTTTCTTGGAGAGATGTTTAATTAA
- the lon gene encoding endopeptidase La: MQLSDYDAFPNTLPVIVEDELFLYPFMISPIFLSHQKDIDAVTDAMENNSLLFVTSSVAGKEGDREFDAMYKMGVIGTIMRKVQIPDGRVKILFQGLTRGKIIEPLSEEINKAVIDVVKPESFDQLRTDALMDVIRDKIKKLSMLSPRVPTDLVRTIEENNEPQRIADLVSSMLELDKEVAYTLYIEPNIEKRLLGLIDVITSEIESAKVQREIHSKVHNKIEQTNKEYFLKEQLKEIQQELGMDTQREEEIVAFREKIEAFKPHINEDAYKEISKQIDRFARMHPDSADANLLQSYLEWVLELPFGKVTKKTLSVEDVASELDKDHYSLEKPKERIVEYFSVRELAQLRGISRTETGGAILCFSGPPGVGKTSLANSIAHALGRPLVRIALGGLEDVNELRGHRRTYVGAMPGRLVLGLIEAKSMDPVIVLDEIDKVGRSMRGDPTAALLEILDPEQNSKYRDYYLNFNIDLSKAIFIATANDVGRIPSPLRDRMEFIGLNSYTPKEKFEISKRYLVPQELKKHALKKREFYVSDKALHMLIDEYTREAGVRNLRRRIAGLMRKTARILLEDKSREIVQVTKKNLHKFVDKKVFEILPVDKKPQVGVVSGLAWTAVGGDVLTIEAIKIKGKGGLQLTGSLGDVMKESVRIAYSVVKILIDERKLKMDTSAIPRTAKEKEEDTVLDPSEAYKRYDLHIHVPEGATPKDGPSAGITMVTAIASILSDKKVDNCVAMTGEVTLTGKVLPIGGLKEKLIAAYKAGVKKALIPIKNYERDLKDIPDEVKENIKIISVSSAEEVLKEALL; the protein is encoded by the coding sequence GTGCAACTTAGTGATTATGATGCTTTTCCCAATACACTTCCAGTCATAGTAGAGGATGAGCTTTTTCTCTACCCTTTTATGATCAGCCCAATCTTTTTGAGTCATCAAAAAGATATTGATGCGGTAACAGATGCTATGGAGAATAATTCCCTTCTTTTTGTTACATCTTCGGTTGCAGGAAAAGAGGGAGATCGTGAATTTGATGCTATGTATAAAATGGGTGTTATTGGAACCATTATGCGTAAGGTTCAGATTCCAGATGGAAGAGTCAAGATACTCTTTCAAGGGCTAACACGTGGAAAAATTATTGAGCCACTCTCTGAGGAGATCAATAAAGCAGTGATAGATGTGGTTAAGCCAGAGTCTTTTGATCAGCTTCGTACCGATGCCTTGATGGATGTAATTCGAGATAAGATTAAGAAGCTCTCAATGTTGAGTCCTCGTGTGCCAACAGATCTTGTACGTACCATTGAAGAGAATAATGAACCACAGCGTATTGCAGACTTGGTCTCTTCTATGCTAGAGCTTGACAAAGAGGTAGCGTACACACTTTATATTGAGCCAAATATTGAAAAACGTCTGCTTGGGCTCATTGATGTGATTACTTCAGAGATAGAGTCTGCCAAGGTTCAACGAGAGATACATTCTAAAGTCCACAATAAGATTGAGCAGACCAATAAGGAGTATTTTCTCAAAGAGCAGCTTAAGGAGATCCAGCAAGAGCTTGGCATGGATACCCAAAGAGAAGAGGAGATTGTAGCCTTTCGTGAGAAGATAGAGGCATTTAAGCCTCATATAAATGAAGATGCCTATAAGGAGATTAGTAAACAGATTGATCGTTTTGCACGGATGCATCCTGATTCAGCCGATGCAAACTTGTTGCAGAGCTATTTAGAGTGGGTGCTTGAGTTACCGTTTGGAAAAGTAACAAAAAAGACCCTTTCTGTTGAAGATGTAGCATCTGAGCTTGACAAAGATCACTATTCGTTAGAAAAACCAAAGGAGCGCATTGTTGAATACTTTTCTGTTAGAGAACTAGCACAGCTTCGTGGCATAAGTCGAACAGAGACGGGTGGGGCAATTCTTTGTTTTTCTGGACCTCCGGGTGTAGGAAAAACTTCATTGGCAAACTCTATTGCCCATGCGCTTGGTAGACCATTGGTACGTATTGCCCTTGGAGGGCTAGAGGATGTAAACGAGTTAAGGGGGCATCGTAGAACCTATGTAGGTGCGATGCCTGGACGTTTGGTATTGGGTTTGATTGAAGCTAAGAGTATGGATCCTGTCATTGTACTTGATGAGATAGACAAGGTAGGAAGAAGCATGAGGGGCGACCCTACTGCAGCACTACTTGAGATACTTGACCCTGAACAAAATAGCAAATACCGTGATTACTATCTTAACTTCAATATAGACCTCAGCAAAGCAATTTTTATTGCCACTGCAAATGATGTGGGGCGTATCCCTTCACCATTACGAGATCGTATGGAGTTTATTGGACTCAACTCCTATACGCCTAAAGAGAAGTTTGAGATTTCAAAGCGTTATTTGGTACCCCAAGAGCTTAAGAAACATGCATTAAAGAAAAGAGAGTTTTATGTCTCTGACAAAGCACTTCATATGCTTATTGATGAGTATACGAGAGAAGCAGGGGTTCGTAATCTTCGTAGACGCATTGCAGGATTAATGCGAAAAACAGCACGTATACTGCTTGAGGACAAAAGCAGAGAGATTGTGCAAGTTACCAAAAAGAATCTTCATAAGTTTGTCGATAAGAAGGTTTTTGAGATTTTACCTGTAGACAAAAAGCCACAAGTAGGTGTCGTTTCTGGGCTTGCATGGACTGCAGTTGGTGGAGATGTACTTACCATTGAAGCAATTAAGATTAAGGGAAAAGGTGGACTACAGTTGACTGGAAGTCTTGGTGATGTAATGAAAGAGTCGGTACGTATTGCGTACTCTGTAGTGAAGATACTTATTGATGAGCGCAAACTTAAGATGGATACATCAGCTATTCCTCGTACAGCCAAAGAGAAAGAAGAGGATACGGTTCTTGATCCAAGTGAAGCCTATAAACGATATGATCTCCATATTCACGTTCCTGAAGGTGCAACCCCCAAAGATGGACCAAGTGCGGGTATTACGATGGTAACTGCTATTGCTTCTATTTTAAGTGACAAAAAAGTAGATAATTGTGTTGCGATGACGGGCGAAGTGACACTAACTGGCAAAGTGCTCCCCATCGGAGGACTAAAAGAGAAGCTTATTGCCGCTTATAAGGCAGGGGTAAAGAAGGCACTAATTCCTATAAAGAACTATGAAAGAGACCTTAAGGACATTCCAGATGAAGTAAAAGAAAATATTAAAATTATAAGTGTATCTAGTGCAGAAGAGGTCTTAAAAGAAGCCCTTCTTTGA
- a CDS encoding response regulator encodes MTIHNRLKLIALVPILLLLLFSSHFFITSYIDYKKAQALKTVLSNNAYISKVLTHTGKEYGLTALYMGSNQKAFGKLLKKQYISTDNILLQLHNKIVIRNESLLSLLPVLPRENIELNTTLYQKLLKNFKGITLIRKETTSSTNTFKKVFVDGYVQKLSTPIMQNLLHINNFELNTDITSLISTLSQLYIAKEGAEIERGLISYYATQRTSMDFDEMMLWNSARVRANIFDIKQVSNPQLRTKLNNIFNNPKAKHLLQKLAKTSLGIQVAANGGKHTEDPADWFSLQTQKITLYNKAEIVTSNMLWHKTGLYLKKQFSLLVISTAILLLSLLLAYLGYITTRGMTRNIKKLENILNHIVIDIKENNECLAVDTSHIENIDLDTLEGTKEGYKFLETLVKTARQDKLLALQANRAKLLFLANMSHEIRTPINGIVGFTKILKDTDLNTEQREFLNIIDKSSRNLLNIISNILDLSKIESNKVEIENIAFNSAEEFENAVETYAASIAEKNIDLNFYMDPTISPKLKGDPTKIKEIIINLLSNALKFTDYGGMINLKIEKIKGDAGRSNPRIVFSVQDNGIGMTEDQKGYIFDAFSQADVSVTRKYGGTGLGLTISKQFVELMGGKLELESTEGHGTTFYFTLPLEEIESTEEDYDHAFEDMTIGKYQAETPTVLDNYLDTYFDYFGSKVKYFESLDKFRELDEKKICKTYWIDLDKAEQDILDGLANIDKSKLILIANVTSRAKIEAIGVNQNNVIFKPVTLTKLKMMLSETVLTSSELVKNKPKVQTVQFNAKILVAEDNTINQKLIKYALEKHGIEVEVANNGLEAFEKRQNTAYDLIFMDIQMPVVDGLEATHKILDFEKDKGVPHVPIVAFTANTLKGDRENFLSKGMDEYIAKPIETTDLLYILNKFLSSKAAQDGLLEKHEQQINEETVVLQKSQQEDTVVSVGQINLDNIKEDKQAKKILIAKKSLLEQKILIKLLDNLGYDYDIAEHQNELKAKLHTGNYDILFTDSDLASWGLSGVEDTITIITDSNSKDKIKAAIETI; translated from the coding sequence ATGACCATACACAACAGACTCAAGTTAATTGCTCTTGTACCAATCTTGTTGCTACTTCTGTTTTCAAGTCACTTTTTTATAACTTCATATATTGACTACAAAAAAGCACAAGCTTTAAAAACTGTACTAAGTAATAATGCATATATCAGTAAAGTACTCACGCATACAGGAAAAGAGTATGGATTGACTGCACTTTACATGGGAAGCAACCAAAAAGCCTTTGGCAAACTTTTAAAAAAGCAATATATCTCTACTGATAACATTTTATTACAATTGCATAATAAAATTGTAATACGTAATGAAAGTCTACTTTCTCTTTTGCCAGTACTGCCTAGAGAAAATATTGAGCTAAATACTACACTTTACCAAAAGCTTTTAAAGAATTTTAAGGGCATTACTCTAATTCGAAAAGAGACTACTTCTTCTACAAATACTTTTAAAAAAGTATTTGTAGATGGCTATGTTCAAAAACTCTCTACACCCATAATGCAGAATTTATTACACATTAATAACTTTGAGCTCAATACCGATATTACCTCCTTGATCTCCACCCTTTCTCAACTCTATATTGCCAAAGAAGGTGCCGAGATTGAACGTGGGCTTATCTCTTACTATGCAACCCAAAGAACATCAATGGATTTTGATGAGATGATGCTATGGAATAGTGCTAGAGTCAGGGCAAATATCTTTGATATAAAACAGGTTTCCAACCCACAACTGCGTACCAAGCTTAACAATATTTTCAATAACCCAAAAGCCAAACATCTACTCCAGAAACTGGCTAAAACTTCTTTGGGCATACAAGTAGCTGCTAATGGTGGCAAGCACACAGAAGATCCTGCAGATTGGTTCTCGTTACAGACTCAAAAAATTACACTATACAACAAAGCAGAGATAGTTACGTCTAACATGCTTTGGCACAAAACAGGTCTCTATCTTAAAAAGCAATTTTCACTACTTGTAATCTCCACTGCTATTCTCTTGTTAAGTTTACTGCTTGCCTATCTTGGGTACATCACCACAAGAGGTATGACTAGAAATATCAAAAAACTTGAAAATATACTCAATCACATAGTGATAGACATCAAAGAGAACAATGAGTGTCTCGCCGTAGATACCTCACATATTGAAAATATTGATCTTGATACACTAGAAGGGACCAAAGAAGGATACAAATTCCTTGAAACACTGGTTAAGACTGCAAGACAAGATAAGCTCCTTGCCCTTCAGGCAAATAGAGCAAAATTACTCTTTTTGGCAAATATGTCACATGAGATACGTACACCCATCAATGGTATTGTTGGATTTACCAAAATACTCAAAGATACAGATCTCAATACAGAACAACGTGAATTCCTTAATATTATTGATAAAAGCTCCAGGAATCTACTAAATATTATTAGTAATATTCTTGACCTTTCTAAGATTGAAAGCAATAAGGTTGAGATTGAAAATATTGCTTTCAATTCAGCTGAGGAGTTTGAGAATGCAGTTGAGACTTACGCAGCCAGTATAGCAGAGAAGAATATTGATCTTAACTTCTACATGGATCCAACAATCTCTCCAAAACTTAAAGGAGACCCAACCAAAATTAAAGAAATTATTATTAACCTACTCTCTAATGCTCTCAAGTTTACTGACTATGGTGGTATGATTAATCTTAAAATAGAAAAGATTAAAGGGGATGCGGGTAGGTCAAATCCACGTATTGTATTCTCTGTACAGGACAATGGTATTGGTATGACTGAAGATCAGAAAGGGTATATCTTTGATGCCTTTTCTCAGGCTGATGTTTCTGTGACAAGAAAGTATGGAGGTACTGGTCTTGGGCTGACTATCTCTAAACAATTTGTTGAGTTGATGGGTGGCAAACTTGAACTTGAGAGTACCGAAGGTCATGGAACAACCTTCTATTTTACTCTCCCACTTGAAGAGATTGAATCAACAGAGGAGGATTATGATCATGCCTTTGAAGACATGACTATTGGAAAATATCAAGCAGAAACTCCAACTGTTCTTGACAACTATCTTGATACATACTTTGACTACTTTGGATCAAAAGTGAAATACTTCGAATCTCTAGATAAATTCAGAGAACTAGACGAAAAAAAAATATGTAAAACTTACTGGATAGATCTAGATAAAGCAGAGCAGGATATTTTAGATGGGCTTGCAAATATTGACAAAAGCAAGTTGATTCTTATTGCAAATGTTACCAGTCGGGCAAAAATTGAAGCCATAGGTGTTAATCAAAATAATGTTATTTTTAAACCTGTAACACTCACCAAACTTAAGATGATGCTAAGTGAAACTGTCTTGACTTCTTCAGAATTGGTTAAGAATAAGCCAAAGGTACAAACAGTTCAATTTAATGCAAAAATACTTGTTGCTGAAGACAATACCATCAACCAAAAATTAATTAAATATGCACTTGAAAAGCATGGTATTGAGGTAGAAGTTGCAAATAATGGTTTAGAGGCTTTTGAAAAACGTCAAAATACTGCCTATGACCTAATCTTTATGGATATTCAGATGCCGGTAGTAGATGGTCTTGAGGCAACACATAAAATTCTTGACTTTGAAAAAGATAAGGGAGTACCCCATGTGCCCATTGTTGCTTTTACAGCCAATACCCTCAAGGGTGATCGAGAAAATTTCCTTTCCAAAGGTATGGATGAGTATATTGCCAAACCTATTGAGACAACTGACCTACTCTATATTTTAAATAAATTCCTTTCAAGTAAAGCAGCACAAGATGGACTGCTAGAGAAACATGAACAACAAATCAATGAAGAGACGGTAGTGCTACAAAAGTCACAACAAGAGGATACTGTCGTATCAGTTGGGCAGATTAATCTTGACAACATAAAAGAAGACAAACAAGCTAAAAAAATACTTATTGCCAAAAAATCCCTACTTGAACAAAAGATTTTAATAAAACTACTCGATAACTTAGGCTACGATTATGATATTGCTGAGCACCAAAATGAGTTAAAAGCAAAACTACACACAGGCAATTACGATATACTCTTTACCGATTCTGATCTTGCAAGCTGGGGTCTTTCTGGTGTAGAGGATACCATTACCATTATTACAGACAGCAATAGTAAAGATAAAATCAAAGCAGCTATAGAAACTATATAG